From Coffea arabica cultivar ET-39 chromosome 10e, Coffea Arabica ET-39 HiFi, whole genome shotgun sequence, one genomic window encodes:
- the LOC113711157 gene encoding uncharacterized protein — MLDPRTESDDNPHQAFDPFRSINDRNGSGSWRSGSFGARARKTGGNYQNYWNLNGDGVQFRPQNSEDESGVQSPPLWKSSPPTSPLNSRCNSNTYRSLSPTSRTQAIARGQRELMEMVKNMPESCYELSLKDLVEHPRIESPKEESYLLEQKNYDDRLQVLNQKVKSIRRQESKNSEKKAQILRSKSMENRDLFLKMVFPLSFKSRKKKNLMTNTLAKVSPKPEVPDKTSKSVDKDWWKKRFSSSSGSESGRTSSNGGSTGSSGSSSSSSRSNSGRKRSGFLTSCFSCFYSTKGKSRE, encoded by the exons ATGCTTGATCCAAGAACTGAATCTGATGACAACCCTCATCAGGCGTTTGATCCCTTCAGAAGCATAAATGATAGAAATGGCAGTGGTAGTTGGAGGTCAGGGAGCTTTGGTgcaagagcaagaaaaacagGGGGAAACTATCAGAACTATTGGAATTTGAATGGTGATGGAGTTCAATTCAGGCCTCAAAATTCAGAAGATGAATCAGGGGTTCAATCACCACCTCTGTGGAAGAGTAGTCCACCGACAAGTCCATTGAATTCTCGGTGTAATTCCAATACTTATCGGTCACTATCTCCAACTTCAAGAACACAAGCCATAGCCAGAGGACAAAGGGAACTCATGGAAATGGTCAAGAACATGCCTGAATCTTGCTATGAACTGTCTTTAAAAGATCTTGTGGAACATCCCAGAATAGAAAGTCCTAAAGAAGAATCATATTTACTTGAGCAGAAAAATTATGATGATCGTCTTCAGGTTTTGAATCAGAAAGTGAAGTCAATAAGAAGGCAAGAAAGCAAGAACAGTGAGAAAAAAGCACAGATTCTGAGAAGTAAAAGTATGGAAAACAGGGATTTGTTTCTGAAGATGGTTTTTCCACTTTCTTTCAaatcaagaaagaagaagaatctgATGACCAATACTCTTGCCAAAGTTTCTCCTAAGCCAGAGGTCCCTGATAAAACATCAAAAAGCGTGGATAAAGATTGGTGGAAGAAAAGATTTTCAAGCTCCAGTGGGAGCGAAAGTGGTAGAACAAGCAGCAACGGTGGAAGCACTGGAAGTAGTggtagcagcagcagcagtagtCGCAGCAACAGTGGCAG GAAAAGAAGTGGCTTCTTAACAAGTTGCTTCTCCTGCTTTTATTCCACGAAAGGCAAATCTCGTGAGTGA